TGGCCGACCAGATTACCCTGGAGTTATTTCTGGAGCCGGAGGCGTAACGCTGGCCAAAGGCCACATATCAAGGGAATACTATGACGCGCCTTCAAATTGCTTCGGTCTGTCCTACCCCGCTGGAAGCAATTTCTTATTGGACGACTGCGCCGAACGAAACGGAGCCCAGTGAGCAGCAGCTTCCTATTTACACGGGCACGATTCGGGGGTTACCCGAAACGGTCAGCGCCCTGGTGGTTGCTTCTGATCTGCAGGGCGTGGTGCCGGCCGAGGATGAGGATGTCCTACTCGGGGAAGTCGTGGTAGACTATCTGGAGCTGCTGTACGCGCTGTACTTTCCGGGGCTTGCGAAGGAACGTACGTTGGCCTTGCTCTGCGGCGACCTGTATACCAACAAAGCCAGGCGCGGGGCAAGCGGAAATCCCATCAGCGTCTGGAACAAGTTCAACGCGGCTTTCGGGCGCACTATTGGCATTGCCGGCAACCACGACGATTTTGGTCCGGCCATCCATCAGGTGCAGGCTCTGAACAAGGCAAGCTTCCTGACCCAGGGCATGGTACACCAGCACGGGCTGGCCGTGGCAGGTATCAGCGGCATCATTGGAAGGCCCGATAAAAACTTCCGGCTGCCTGAAGCGGCCTACCTGCGCGCAGTGGCGGCCTTACTGCAGGGCCAGCCGGATATATTGCTCACCCACTTGTCGCCGGCTATTGCTGAGAAAGGCTTGCAGGGCGAGGAGCAGCTAACGGCCGTCCTGACCAAAGGCGACCCAACGCTCGTCTTTTGTGGCCATTCGCACTGGCCCGGTACCCAACCCGAGATATTAGCCAACGGCACCCAAGTACTGAATGTGGATAGCAAGGTCTTTCTCTTCAGCCAGGCTTAGGCCAGAGCGGCCCGGGAGCCGGCGTTTTTTAGATTTGGTTTAACTCCTTTCCCCTGAGCCGCTTGCCGGAACTGGCGCCACGCTGACCGCCAAAATCGGGGAAATCTGCGTAATCGGCT
Above is a genomic segment from Hymenobacter cellulosivorans containing:
- a CDS encoding metallophosphoesterase family protein; this translates as MTRLQIASVCPTPLEAISYWTTAPNETEPSEQQLPIYTGTIRGLPETVSALVVASDLQGVVPAEDEDVLLGEVVVDYLELLYALYFPGLAKERTLALLCGDLYTNKARRGASGNPISVWNKFNAAFGRTIGIAGNHDDFGPAIHQVQALNKASFLTQGMVHQHGLAVAGISGIIGRPDKNFRLPEAAYLRAVAALLQGQPDILLTHLSPAIAEKGLQGEEQLTAVLTKGDPTLVFCGHSHWPGTQPEILANGTQVLNVDSKVFLFSQA